In Flavivirga abyssicola, the following are encoded in one genomic region:
- the asnS gene encoding asparagine--tRNA ligase, translating into MKLRTVSELLSQDVTFPEVEIKGWVRTFRANRFIALNDGSTLNNIQCVVDFENFDEALLKRITTGAAIHIKGELVESQGKGQKVEIQVNNITVLGDSDPDSYPIQPKKHSFEFLRENAHLRTRTSTFSAIMRLRSSLSFAIHKYFNENGFYYMHTPIITGSDAEGAGEMFKVSNLDAKNPPLNDEGQVDYSKDFFGKETNLTVSGQLEAETYAMSLGKVYTFGPTFRAENSNTSRHLAEFWMIEPEVAFMDLAGNMDLAEDFMKSVIKYILDNNREDLEFLDKRLQDEDKTKPQAERNEMTLIEKLNFVTDNHFKRVSYTEAIDILRNCKPNKKKKFKYLINEWGTDLQSEHERFLVEKHFKCPVILFDYPANIKAFYMRLNDDGETVRAMDILFPGIGEIVGGAQREERLDILKQRMAAIDIPEEDLWWYLDLRKFGTAVHSGFGLGFERLVMFATGMSNIRDVIPFPRTPQNAEF; encoded by the coding sequence ATGAAATTACGAACTGTTTCAGAATTATTATCTCAGGATGTCACTTTTCCTGAAGTAGAGATTAAAGGTTGGGTTAGAACCTTTAGAGCAAATCGTTTTATTGCTTTAAATGATGGTTCTACATTAAATAATATTCAATGCGTTGTCGATTTTGAAAATTTCGATGAAGCACTTCTAAAACGCATTACAACTGGAGCAGCTATACATATAAAAGGTGAATTAGTTGAAAGTCAAGGCAAAGGGCAAAAAGTTGAAATACAAGTCAACAATATAACTGTTTTAGGAGATTCAGATCCGGACAGCTATCCAATTCAACCCAAAAAACATTCGTTTGAGTTTTTACGAGAAAATGCACATTTACGTACTCGCACCAGTACATTTAGTGCGATTATGCGGTTACGTTCATCATTATCGTTCGCTATTCATAAATACTTTAACGAAAATGGTTTTTACTATATGCATACGCCTATCATAACAGGAAGTGATGCTGAAGGTGCTGGAGAAATGTTTAAAGTTTCTAATTTAGACGCTAAAAATCCACCTTTAAATGACGAAGGACAAGTAGATTACTCAAAAGATTTTTTTGGAAAAGAAACTAACTTAACTGTTTCTGGTCAGCTAGAAGCTGAAACTTATGCCATGTCTTTAGGTAAAGTATATACCTTCGGCCCTACTTTTAGAGCAGAAAACTCAAATACATCACGCCATTTAGCTGAATTTTGGATGATTGAACCAGAAGTTGCTTTTATGGATTTGGCTGGGAATATGGATTTAGCCGAAGATTTTATGAAATCGGTTATAAAATACATTTTAGATAATAATCGTGAAGATTTAGAGTTTTTAGATAAGCGCTTGCAAGATGAGGATAAAACAAAACCTCAAGCCGAAAGAAACGAAATGACTTTAATAGAGAAACTCAATTTTGTAACAGATAATCATTTTAAACGTGTTAGCTATACAGAAGCTATTGATATTTTACGCAATTGCAAGCCTAATAAGAAAAAGAAATTTAAATATTTAATTAACGAATGGGGTACAGATTTACAAAGTGAACACGAGCGTTTCCTTGTAGAAAAACACTTTAAATGTCCTGTTATTTTATTCGATTACCCAGCAAACATTAAAGCATTTTATATGCGTTTAAATGACGATGGGGAAACGGTTCGCGCTATGGATATTTTATTTCCTGGTATTGGTGAAATTGTTGGTGGTGCACAACGTGAAGAACGACTAGATATATTAAAACAAAGAATGGCTGCTATAGATATTCCTGAAGAGGATCTTTGGTGGTACTTAGATTTACGAAAATTTGGCACAGCAGTTCATTCTGGTTTTGGTTTAGGTTTTGAACGTTTAGTTATGTTTGCAACTGGAATGAGCAACATTAGAGATGTAATTCCTTTCCCAAGAACGCCTCAAAATGCAGAATTTTAA
- a CDS encoding efflux RND transporter permease subunit — MFKLFSTDFWDIIARLILRNKIVILIGIILVTLFFSTKWENMRFTYTEANLLPDEHDVNITYNNFLKTFGEEGNLIVLGIKDSSLFTVEKLNAWNKLSENFKKYDEVETVVSIKDLQKLVKDTENEKFNLEPFIKDSISSLAQVETLQEELFKKYPFYDNFLFNNKTRTIRTALYLKKDIVNTSARKDFVVNILIPHIDRFEESNKLDVRISGMPYIRTLNSQNIVDEISLFIGAALLVTSLIFFLFFRSFRATIISLIVVCIGVMWTLGILGLLNYEITVLTALIPPLIIVIGIPNCIFLINKYQHEVKLHGNKVKSLQRVITKIGNATLMTNVTTASGFATFILTESKLLKEFGIVASLSILAIFILCLLIIPIIYTFLPYPKERHLEHLNKRWIGGFVNWMEHMVRQKRIAIYTTSLVLLIVSIIGIYQIKISGSLIEDMPKNTEFFNDIRFFEEEFNGIMPLEIMIDTKRKKGVMKLSTLKRMDQLEDLIIETPELSKPISVVGLVKYSKQAYYNGNTKFYQLPTSQENSFILSYAKNSSSNVDLLNNFVDSTGQYARITTFMKDVGTDKMERIEENLQTKIDKVFPKEKYDVTMTGKALVFQKGTKYLVKNLAISLSLAIFLISLFMAYMFRSGRMIIVSLIPNLLPLLVTAGLMGYLGVPIKPSTILVFSIAFGISVDDTIHFLAKYRQELQANHWKIKTSVYGALRETGVSMFYTSIVLFFGFSVFTISSFGGTVALGALVSATLLFAMLSNLLLLPSLLLSLERSIANKEVLREPAINIIPKEDEEE; from the coding sequence ATGTTTAAATTATTTAGCACAGATTTTTGGGACATTATTGCGAGGTTGATTCTGCGCAATAAAATTGTTATTCTTATAGGCATCATATTAGTCACTTTATTCTTTAGCACAAAGTGGGAAAATATGCGTTTCACTTATACGGAAGCTAATCTATTACCAGATGAACATGACGTAAATATAACCTACAACAATTTTTTAAAAACCTTTGGAGAAGAAGGTAATCTTATTGTTCTTGGTATAAAAGACAGTAGTCTTTTTACAGTTGAAAAGTTAAATGCCTGGAATAAACTTTCTGAAAATTTCAAAAAATATGATGAAGTTGAAACTGTTGTTTCTATTAAAGACCTTCAAAAGCTAGTAAAGGATACTGAGAATGAAAAGTTTAATTTAGAACCTTTTATAAAAGACTCAATCTCTTCTTTGGCTCAAGTTGAAACACTTCAAGAAGAACTCTTTAAAAAATATCCTTTTTACGATAACTTCTTATTTAATAATAAAACAAGAACAATCCGAACGGCTCTTTATTTAAAAAAGGATATTGTTAATACTTCTGCCAGAAAAGATTTCGTAGTCAATATTTTAATACCACACATAGATCGTTTCGAAGAATCAAATAAATTAGATGTTAGAATATCGGGAATGCCCTATATTAGAACTTTAAATTCACAGAACATTGTTGATGAAATTAGTTTATTTATAGGCGCTGCTCTATTAGTAACATCCCTTATTTTCTTTCTCTTTTTCAGATCGTTTAGAGCTACTATAATTTCACTTATTGTGGTATGTATTGGAGTGATGTGGACCTTAGGAATTCTTGGTTTATTAAACTATGAAATAACTGTTTTAACCGCACTTATACCACCACTAATTATTGTTATTGGAATTCCTAACTGTATATTTTTAATTAATAAATACCAACACGAAGTAAAATTACATGGTAATAAAGTGAAATCATTACAACGCGTTATCACAAAAATTGGTAATGCTACTTTAATGACTAATGTGACTACGGCTTCTGGGTTTGCAACTTTTATTTTAACAGAGAGCAAACTGTTAAAAGAATTTGGTATTGTAGCATCATTAAGTATTCTAGCTATTTTTATTCTGTGTTTACTTATCATTCCTATTATTTACACCTTTTTACCTTATCCAAAAGAGAGGCATTTAGAACATTTAAATAAACGATGGATAGGTGGTTTTGTAAATTGGATGGAGCATATGGTAAGGCAAAAGCGTATTGCCATTTACACAACATCATTGGTACTATTAATAGTAAGTATTATAGGTATTTATCAAATAAAAATTTCTGGCAGTTTAATAGAAGACATGCCGAAAAACACAGAGTTTTTTAATGATATTCGTTTTTTTGAGGAAGAGTTTAATGGTATTATGCCATTAGAAATTATGATTGATACCAAACGTAAAAAAGGCGTTATGAAACTTTCTACTTTGAAACGTATGGATCAATTAGAAGATTTAATTATTGAAACTCCGGAATTGTCTAAACCAATTTCTGTAGTTGGATTGGTTAAATACTCTAAACAAGCTTATTATAATGGTAATACTAAATTTTATCAATTACCAACATCGCAAGAAAATAGTTTCATTCTATCGTATGCTAAAAACTCATCATCAAACGTAGACTTGCTTAATAATTTTGTTGATAGCACAGGTCAATATGCTCGTATTACTACATTTATGAAAGATGTTGGAACCGACAAAATGGAACGCATCGAAGAAAATCTTCAAACTAAAATAGATAAAGTCTTCCCAAAGGAAAAGTATGATGTTACCATGACAGGTAAAGCTTTAGTCTTTCAAAAGGGTACCAAATACTTGGTGAAAAATTTAGCCATATCATTATCGCTTGCCATCTTCTTAATCTCATTATTCATGGCCTATATGTTCAGATCAGGAAGAATGATTATCGTATCGTTAATACCAAACCTATTACCATTATTAGTAACAGCAGGTTTAATGGGCTATTTAGGAGTCCCAATAAAACCTTCAACAATATTAGTATTTAGTATCGCCTTTGGTATATCTGTAGATGATACCATTCACTTTTTGGCTAAATACCGCCAAGAACTTCAAGCTAACCATTGGAAAATTAAAACCTCAGTTTATGGTGCTTTAAGAGAAACAGGTGTTAGTATGTTCTATACTTCCATTGTGTTGTTTTTTGGATTTTCAGTATTTACTATTTCAAGTTTTGGTGGTACCGTAGCATTAGGGGCCTTGGTTTCTGCTACTTTACTATTTGCTATGTTATCAAACTTACTTTTACTACCTTCTTTATTACTATCGTTAGAACGTAGTATTGCGAACAAAGAAGTGCTTAGAGAACCTGCTATAAATATTATTCCCAAAGAAGACGAAGAGGAGTAA
- the frr gene encoding ribosome recycling factor, which yields MNEDIQFILDSTKEAMDNAIKHLEKQFVNIRAGKASPSMLGSVMVDYYGSQTPLSQVANVNTPDGRTITVQPWEKSMLQEIERGIAYANLGFNPMNNGETIIINVPPLTEERRRNLAKQAKAEAEDAKVSIRTARKDANNDIKKLEDVSEDLMKNAEIDVQQMTDNYVKKADSLFDMKEKEIMTV from the coding sequence ATGAACGAAGACATACAATTTATATTAGATTCAACCAAAGAAGCTATGGATAATGCTATAAAGCATTTAGAAAAGCAGTTTGTTAATATTAGAGCAGGAAAAGCAAGTCCTTCTATGCTTGGCAGCGTTATGGTAGATTATTATGGGTCACAAACACCATTAAGTCAAGTTGCTAATGTAAATACCCCAGATGGAAGAACCATTACGGTCCAACCTTGGGAAAAAAGTATGCTGCAAGAAATAGAGCGTGGGATTGCTTATGCCAATCTTGGTTTTAACCCTATGAATAATGGTGAAACCATCATAATTAATGTACCACCATTGACAGAAGAACGCAGACGTAATTTAGCAAAACAAGCTAAAGCTGAAGCAGAAGATGCTAAAGTTAGTATTAGAACAGCTCGTAAAGATGCTAATAACGATATTAAAAAATTAGAAGACGTATCTGAAGACTTAATGAAGAATGCTGAAATTGACGTACAACAAATGACTGATAATTACGTTAAAAAAGCTGATTCTCTTTTCGATATGAAAGAAAAGGAAATTATGACCGTATAA
- the pyrH gene encoding UMP kinase, with protein sequence MKYKRILLKLSGEALMGDRQYGIDPERLAEYAQDIKTITDKGVQVAIVIGGGNIFRGVAGASKGMDRVQGDHMGMLATVINGLALQGALEDADIPTRLQTAIKINEVAEPFIRRKAMRHLEKGRVVIFGGGTGNPYFTTDSAAVLRAIEVEADVILKGTRVDGIYNTDPEKDNNAIKFNFISFDDVLRKGLKVMDTTAFTLSQENELPIIVFDMNKKGNLLKVVSGEKIGTEVNL encoded by the coding sequence ATGAAATACAAAAGAATACTCCTAAAACTATCAGGAGAAGCATTAATGGGAGATCGCCAATATGGTATCGACCCAGAACGATTAGCAGAATACGCGCAGGACATAAAAACTATTACAGATAAAGGTGTACAAGTTGCCATAGTTATTGGAGGCGGAAATATTTTTAGAGGCGTAGCTGGAGCTAGTAAAGGAATGGATCGCGTACAAGGCGATCATATGGGTATGCTAGCTACTGTTATAAATGGTTTAGCCTTACAAGGCGCTTTAGAAGATGCCGATATACCAACTCGTTTACAAACAGCAATAAAAATTAACGAAGTAGCTGAGCCTTTTATTAGAAGAAAAGCTATGCGTCATCTGGAAAAAGGTCGCGTTGTAATTTTTGGTGGTGGTACAGGTAATCCATATTTCACTACAGATTCTGCTGCTGTTTTAAGAGCTATAGAAGTTGAAGCTGACGTTATTTTAAAAGGTACACGTGTTGATGGTATTTATAATACAGATCCTGAAAAGGATAATAATGCCATTAAATTTAATTTCATATCTTTTGATGATGTTTTACGCAAAGGGTTAAAAGTAATGGATACTACAGCCTTTACACTTAGTCAAGAAAACGAATTACCTATAATTGTTTTCGATATGAATAAAAAAGGTAATTTACTTAAAGTAGTTTCAGGCGAAAAAATTGGTACTGAAGTTAACTTATAA
- the tsf gene encoding translation elongation factor Ts, with translation MESTVKITAAEVNKLRKATGAGMMDCKKALVEAQGDFDKAIEVLRKKGQKVAEKRADRDSSEGAAVAKINADQTQGVAIVLGCETDFVGKNENFLALANELAEIALNYNSKEAFLAADFGGMTVADKLTEQTGVIGEKLDITSFEKLEAPFVGSYVHINKIAALVGLSAKVDNAETLVKDVAMQVASMGATTLSYKDFDPAFVASETEARIAVIEKDNIELGRLGKTLKNVPQFISMAQLTPEVLANAEEAAKAELKAEGKPEQIWDRILPGKMDRFISDNTTLDQEQCLLDQNFIKDEKINVAKYVASYGDVEITGFKRASVG, from the coding sequence ATGGAATCTACAGTAAAAATTACAGCAGCAGAAGTAAACAAGCTAAGAAAAGCAACTGGTGCTGGTATGATGGATTGCAAAAAAGCTTTAGTTGAAGCTCAAGGCGATTTTGACAAAGCCATTGAAGTACTACGTAAAAAAGGTCAAAAAGTAGCAGAAAAAAGAGCTGACAGAGATTCTTCTGAAGGTGCAGCTGTTGCTAAAATTAATGCAGATCAAACTCAAGGCGTTGCTATTGTATTAGGTTGTGAAACTGACTTTGTTGGTAAGAACGAAAACTTTTTAGCATTAGCAAATGAATTAGCTGAAATTGCTTTAAACTACAATTCAAAAGAAGCCTTTTTAGCTGCTGATTTTGGAGGCATGACTGTTGCTGATAAATTAACAGAACAAACAGGTGTTATTGGTGAAAAATTAGACATCACTTCTTTTGAAAAATTAGAAGCACCTTTTGTTGGGTCTTATGTACATATCAATAAAATTGCTGCATTAGTAGGGTTATCTGCTAAAGTAGATAATGCAGAGACACTAGTTAAAGACGTAGCCATGCAAGTAGCTTCTATGGGAGCAACTACGTTATCTTATAAAGATTTCGATCCTGCGTTTGTTGCTTCAGAAACCGAAGCTAGAATTGCTGTTATTGAAAAAGATAATATCGAATTAGGTCGTTTAGGCAAAACACTTAAAAATGTACCTCAATTTATTTCTATGGCACAGTTAACTCCAGAAGTTTTAGCTAACGCTGAAGAAGCTGCTAAAGCTGAATTAAAAGCCGAAGGTAAGCCAGAACAAATCTGGGACAGAATTTTACCAGGAAAAATGGATCGTTTTATTTCTGATAACACAACACTTGACCAAGAACAATGTTTATTAGATCAAAACTTCATTAAAGATGAAAAAATAAATGTTGCTAAATATGTAGCATCTTACGGTGATGTTGAAATTACAGGTTTCAAACGTGCTTCTGTAGGATAA
- the rpsB gene encoding 30S ribosomal protein S2, whose product MAVEVKELLEAGVHFGHLTRKWDPNMAPYVYMERNGIHIINLYKTAAKIDEAGAALSKIANSGRKILFVATKKQAKDIVAEKAGSINMPYITERWPGGMLTNFVTIRKAVKKMASIDRMKKDGTFMTLSKKERLQVDRLRAKLEKNLGSISDMTRLPGALFVVDIKREHIAIKEAQKLNIPIFAMVDTNSDPRQVDYVIPANDDASKSIDKILTHVTTSIANGLAERKAEKDAAASATEAPKAKAKTEAAPAKATAVEEEE is encoded by the coding sequence ATGGCAGTAGAAGTAAAAGAATTACTTGAAGCAGGTGTACACTTCGGTCACCTTACACGTAAGTGGGATCCAAACATGGCTCCTTACGTATATATGGAGCGCAACGGCATCCATATTATCAACCTTTATAAAACAGCGGCAAAAATTGATGAAGCAGGTGCTGCATTAAGCAAAATTGCTAATTCAGGTCGTAAAATTTTATTCGTTGCAACAAAAAAACAAGCAAAAGATATCGTAGCAGAAAAAGCCGGTTCTATTAACATGCCTTACATCACAGAAAGATGGCCAGGTGGTATGCTAACAAACTTTGTTACTATTAGAAAAGCTGTTAAAAAAATGGCTTCTATTGATAGAATGAAGAAGGACGGTACGTTCATGACGCTTTCTAAAAAAGAGCGTTTACAAGTAGATCGTTTAAGAGCTAAGTTAGAGAAAAACTTAGGTTCTATTAGCGATATGACTCGTTTACCAGGAGCTTTATTTGTTGTAGATATTAAACGTGAGCATATCGCGATTAAAGAAGCACAAAAATTAAACATTCCTATTTTTGCAATGGTAGATACCAACTCAGACCCACGTCAAGTTGATTATGTAATCCCTGCAAATGATGATGCTTCTAAATCAATTGATAAAATTTTAACTCACGTTACAACTTCTATCGCTAATGGTTTAGCTGAACGTAAAGCAGAAAAAGATGCTGCGGCATCTGCTACTGAAGCTCCAAAAGCTAAAGCTAAAACTGAAGCTGCTCCAGCTAAAGCGACTGCAGTCGAAGAAGAAGAATAA
- the rpsI gene encoding 30S ribosomal protein S9, whose amino-acid sequence MEVIHKIGRRKTAVARVYVAPGKGNITINKKDITSYFTTATLQYKVKQPLVMTNNDSNFDITVNVFGGGITGQAEAVRLAISRAMCEVDAENRLTLKPEGLLTRDPRMVERKKFGQKKARKKFQFSKR is encoded by the coding sequence ATGGAAGTAATTCACAAAATTGGCCGTAGAAAGACGGCTGTTGCTCGTGTGTATGTTGCCCCAGGAAAAGGGAACATCACGATTAATAAAAAAGACATAACGTCTTACTTTACTACTGCAACATTACAGTACAAAGTAAAACAACCTTTAGTTATGACTAACAATGATAGCAACTTTGATATTACAGTAAATGTATTTGGAGGCGGTATTACAGGTCAAGCAGAAGCTGTTCGTTTAGCAATATCTCGCGCAATGTGCGAAGTTGATGCTGAAAACAGATTAACTTTAAAACCAGAAGGTTTATTAACAAGAGATCCAAGAATGGTAGAGCGTAAAAAATTCGGACAGAAGAAAGCGCGTAAGAAATTCCAATTCTCTAAACGTTAA
- the rplM gene encoding 50S ribosomal protein L13 yields the protein MDTLSYKTISANKATVNKQWVLVDAEGQALGRLASKVAKLLRGKHKPNFTPHVDCGDNVIVINAEKISLSGNKWTDKTYIRHTGYPGGQRSLTATELFGKDPARVVEKSVKGMLPKNKLGASLFRNLNVVVGPTHTHEAQKPKTINLNEFK from the coding sequence GTGGATACATTAAGCTACAAAACGATTTCAGCCAACAAAGCTACTGTAAATAAGCAGTGGGTTTTAGTTGATGCTGAAGGTCAAGCACTTGGTCGTCTCGCTTCTAAAGTTGCTAAACTTTTAAGAGGTAAGCACAAGCCAAACTTCACACCACATGTTGATTGCGGCGATAACGTTATTGTTATCAATGCAGAAAAAATCAGCTTATCTGGAAACAAATGGACCGATAAAACGTACATTCGTCACACAGGTTACCCAGGTGGTCAAAGAAGTTTAACTGCTACAGAATTGTTTGGAAAAGACCCAGCAAGAGTGGTAGAGAAATCAGTAAAAGGAATGTTACCTAAAAACAAATTAGGTGCAAGTTTATTCCGTAATTTAAATGTTGTTGTTGGCCCGACTCATACTCATGAAGCTCAAAAGCCAAAAACAATTAACTTAAACGAATTCAAATAA
- a CDS encoding DUF3179 domain-containing (seleno)protein encodes MTLFRQSLLLNNNFKAFFKDNEGNKWSIFGKTIEGPREGETLLSVKSVVSYWFAIAAFYPYPEIYTP; translated from the coding sequence ATGACACTTTTTAGACAGTCTCTTTTGTTAAACAACAATTTCAAAGCTTTTTTTAAAGATAATGAAGGAAACAAATGGTCTATTTTCGGAAAAACTATTGAGGGTCCTAGAGAAGGGGAAACACTTTTAAGCGTAAAATCCGTTGTAAGTTATTGGTTTGCTATAGCAGCATTTTATCCGTATCCAGAAATTTACACACCTTAA
- a CDS encoding DUF4200 domain-containing protein gives MKQYFKYTLIFFASFLLNSQEATSYKYGTGETSRWIMQGGSIFDDQEPAIIFLNGMTNDSFAGDVNISSGDKGPGIARRGGNVNITSSGIFDVSVLGLNGPDKIFSFHGHRSDGAGTVKFGIGTNSPSMTLELSSLADYDGIKIEDLFKIRRSQLTDNNFVLEHTAPNGNLFIRSRNSSSNTITGDLILNDYGGNVGIGTTDTKGFRLGVKGDIAAEEVKVALHSNWSDFVFDDDYKLPTLTEVENHISKKGHLKDIPSAEEVNKYGIFLGEMDAKLLQKIEELTLYTIQQEKEIEKLKSEVLSFKKLEKEIEIIKNRLETLKK, from the coding sequence ATGAAACAATATTTCAAATACACACTTATTTTTTTTGCAAGTTTTTTATTGAATTCACAAGAAGCAACTTCTTATAAATATGGAACAGGTGAAACAAGTCGATGGATTATGCAAGGAGGGAGTATTTTTGACGATCAAGAACCAGCTATTATTTTTTTAAATGGTATGACAAATGATTCTTTTGCTGGTGATGTTAATATCTCTTCAGGTGATAAAGGACCAGGAATTGCAAGAAGAGGAGGTAATGTGAATATTACTAGTTCAGGTATTTTTGACGTTAGTGTTTTAGGTTTAAATGGACCCGATAAAATTTTTTCGTTTCATGGTCATAGATCGGATGGAGCAGGAACAGTAAAGTTTGGTATCGGGACTAATTCTCCTTCAATGACATTAGAGTTATCAAGCTTAGCTGATTATGATGGTATTAAAATAGAAGATCTATTTAAAATTAGAAGATCGCAACTCACAGATAACAACTTTGTATTGGAGCATACTGCTCCTAATGGAAACTTATTTATAAGATCTAGAAACTCATCTAGTAATACAATCACAGGTGATTTGATATTAAATGATTATGGTGGCAATGTAGGTATTGGAACAACTGACACTAAAGGATTTAGATTAGGCGTTAAAGGGGATATAGCAGCAGAAGAAGTGAAAGTAGCTTTACATTCTAATTGGTCAGATTTTGTTTTTGATGATGATTACAAATTACCAACACTTACAGAGGTTGAAAACCATATCTCAAAAAAAGGACATTTAAAAGATATTCCTAGTGCTGAAGAAGTAAATAAATATGGGATTTTCTTAGGAGAAATGGATGCGAAGTTATTACAGAAAATAGAAGAATTAACATTATACACTATTCAACAAGAGAAAGAGATTGAAAAACTTAAATCTGAAGTGCTATCTTTTAAGAAGTTGGAAAAAGAAATAGAAATCATTAAAAATAGACTGGAAACATTGAAAAAATAA
- a CDS encoding DUF3179 domain-containing protein, which yields MKKNVFYLFACCSLLISCSSSDINNDTTPGGANNNSGQWLIPISDVKDGGPGKDGIPSIDNPNFTTADNANFLNDNDLVVGVVKGNQAKAYPHIILDWHEVVNDEIDNAFITLNYCPLTGTAFAWESMSNGTKSTFGVSGLLYNANLILYDRNTDSNWSQLRLECVNGPLINNKPELIDVVETNWKTWKTLYPNTEVLTPQTGFSRTYGISPYGDYATNHNRFIFTPEITNSALPNKRRVYAIIAQDKSKVYQFSDFNNGNIIRDTFKAEDYLIVGNEDVIYGYKLTDEHKDLVFEYDFNGSEAFFKDNEGNKWSIFGKAIEGPREGETLLSVKSVVSYWFAIAAFYPDPEIYSEI from the coding sequence ATGAAAAAAAATGTTTTTTATCTATTTGCATGTTGCTCGTTACTTATTTCTTGTAGCAGTAGTGACATTAACAACGATACAACACCTGGTGGAGCCAATAACAATTCTGGTCAATGGTTGATACCAATTTCGGATGTGAAAGATGGAGGACCTGGTAAAGATGGAATTCCTTCAATTGATAATCCTAATTTTACTACTGCCGATAACGCTAATTTTCTAAATGATAATGATCTCGTTGTTGGCGTTGTAAAAGGTAATCAGGCCAAAGCCTATCCTCACATTATTTTAGATTGGCATGAAGTTGTAAATGATGAGATAGACAATGCGTTTATCACTTTAAATTATTGTCCACTAACCGGAACAGCTTTTGCTTGGGAAAGTATGAGTAACGGAACAAAGAGTACCTTTGGAGTATCTGGTTTACTATACAATGCTAATCTAATATTATATGATAGAAATACAGATAGCAACTGGTCTCAATTAAGACTTGAATGTGTAAATGGCCCACTAATTAACAACAAACCTGAATTAATTGATGTAGTAGAAACAAATTGGAAAACATGGAAAACACTTTATCCGAATACAGAAGTTCTAACACCACAAACAGGTTTTTCAAGAACTTATGGCATCTCGCCTTATGGAGATTACGCGACTAACCATAATCGATTTATTTTTACTCCAGAAATTACAAATTCAGCTTTACCGAATAAAAGACGCGTTTACGCAATCATTGCCCAGGACAAATCTAAAGTTTATCAATTTTCAGACTTCAATAATGGAAATATAATTCGAGATACCTTCAAAGCTGAAGACTATTTAATTGTTGGCAACGAAGATGTAATCTATGGATATAAGCTAACCGATGAGCATAAAGATCTAGTGTTTGAATACGACTTTAACGGTTCTGAAGCCTTTTTTAAAGATAATGAAGGAAACAAATGGTCTATTTTCGGAAAAGCTATTGAGGGTCCCAGAGAAGGGGAAACACTTTTAAGCGTGAAATCTGTAGTGAGCTATTGGTTTGCTATAGCAGCATTTTATCCAGATCCAGAAATTTATTCTGAGATATAA